The Gadus macrocephalus chromosome 12, ASM3116895v1 genome segment GAGTTGGATGTCCTCCTCTCATCATAACAGGTGACCAATCTTGCTGCTGCGTTCGTACATTGTTGTATTTCTCCCCAAAGGTATGGCAGTTTGTGAGCATCTGGAGTGTCTTTAAAGTCCTTGCATGCCTTTGTAATCCACAATTTGTAAGCACAGTCTGTCTTCTCTTGGGAGCCAGGTCTGTCTGTGGCGACCCTTCTCGTGCAGGCTGTGTTGGCTGAGTGTGTATCTGGTCAAGGATCACCTCTGTTTTGGGTCGTTCACGGTGGTCAGGTATTCTGCCAGAGTTAAGGGACAAATAGCAGGCCAATTTACTCTGGTTTTTGGTGGACTCATTCCAATGTGCCAAAttcttttccttttgttttcttacaTTTTGGTTTTGCCTGATGTGTTCGTTGTTGTGTGTTGGACAGAGTCCCAGGACAAGCTGGCTAAGGGGACACTTTTCTGGGTGTAACTCTCTGTGGGTAAGAGCCTTGTTGTGGAGTGTGTTGCTGTCGCTTTCCTTAAGGTGGTTATAGAAATGTAGGGATCTCTTCTGAATTTTAATAACGATTGGATATCGTCCTAATTCAGCTCTGCAGGCATTATTTGGTGTCTTTCTTTGGACTTTTAGTATTGATTTGCAGAATTCTGCATGAAGAGTTTAAATTTGGTTTTTGTCCCATTTTCTAAAATCTTGGTTGGTGAGTGGGCCTCAGACTTCACAGCCGTAGAGCGCAATGGGCTCTATCACTGCGTCAAATATTTTGAGCCAGATCTTAATTGGGATGTCTAGTTTGATATTTCTTCTTATGGCATAAATTGCCCTCCTTGTCTTGTCTCTCAGGTCCTTAACAGCTTTGTTGAAATTTCCTGTGGCGTTCATTTTTATGCCGAGGTAGGTATAGttttttgtttacatttgatatgtatagatattttgtattttatattgGCAATGCAAACATATATTTCTGATGCCAATAATgcttttttgaattgaattgagagagagagggagagaatataaAGTACAGTATTACAGCactatattattatttgtgtgtctgtctgtctgtctgtctgtctgtctgtctgtctgtctgtctgtctgtctgtctgtctgtcaaatgtgtctgtctgtctgtaaagTTTAGTTTTTGTAGTATACCGGTATCGGACGCGAAACGTCGACCCCCTCTACCGCGGCTCCTGATTGGTCGAAAGACCAAACAGTGTGGCTCATGTGACTTGAAAGACAGGTCACGTGATATGGGTCCTGTCACATGACCTGTTTCCTGCTCGCCTTAGGTCTCGTCATCACTTCCGGATTAATTTCCACAACATGGGGAGTGCGCGGCTGTTCTCTGTCACGGCGTGGCTCGTGCCACTAGCAGcgggtctcctcctggtctccatgGCGACCGGGCTGGAGGTGACCCCCCACCCTGTCGGCTCCATCCCCGCTCCGGGCACCAACTCCACCAACTCCTCCGCCGTGCCGCCGCCCCACCGCAGGCCGCCACCGCCGCGCGGGCTGAACGTGGACAATATGGTGGTGCAGCGCGCGCTGTACGTCCTGATCGGCTTCACCATGCTGGGGGTCTTCTACCTGCTTGTGCGCGCGGTGCGGTGAGTACCCCCCGAATCCCCGCTGGGACCACGTCGATTGGACTCAAACCCTGAACCCGGCCGGATATGTGGCGCGCGCTCCGTTtcttaacgtgtgtgtgcgtgcgtgcgtgcgcgtgtgtgcgtgtgtgcgtgtgtgtgtgtgtgtgtgtgtgtgtgtgtgtgtgtgtgtgtgtgtgtgtgtgtgtgtgtgtgtgtgtgtgtgtgtgtgtgtgtgtgtgtgtgtgtgtgtgtgtgtgtgtgtgtgtgtgtaggacaaaGCGTCCGCTCCAGAAGAAGTATGGTCTGCTGCAGAACGCGGAGGACGGTGTGGAGCTCGACGCCCTGGAGAGTGACGAGGACGACACGTTGTACGAGGCCCGCAGCCTCCGGAGGTCCGTTACCCCGGCTACCCCCCATCGTTACCCTGGTTACCACCGTTACCCCGGCTAACCCCCCCATCGTTACCCCGGCTACCCCCCCCATCGTTACCACCTTTACCCCGGCTACCCCCCCCATCGTTACCCTGGTTACCACCGTTACCCCGGCTACCCCCCCCATCGTTCCCCTGGTTACCCCCCCATCGTTCCCCTGGTTACCCCCCCACCGTTACCCCGGCTACCCCCCCCCATCGTTACCCCGGCTACCCCCCCCCATCGTTACCCTGGTTACCACCGTTACCCCGGCTAACCCCCCCATCGTTCCCCTGGTTACCCCCCCCATCGTTACCCTGGTTACCACCGTTACCCCGGCTACCCCCCCCCATCGTTCCCCTGGTTACCCCCCCCATCGTTACCCTGGTTACCACCGTTACCCCGGCTACCCCCCCCATCGTTAACCCTGGTTACCACTGTTACCCCGGCTACCCCCCCCATCGTTAACCCTGGTTACCACTGTTACCCTGGTTAACCCCCCCATCGTTACCACCGTTACCCCGGCTACCCCCCCCATCGTTACCACCGTTACCCCGGCTACCCCCCCCATCGTTACCACCGTTACCCCGGCTACCCCCCCCATCGTTACCACCGTTACCCCGGCTAACCCCCCCAAAATTACCCTGGTTACCCTCCTGTTGCCCttggaatttatttatttattgtgtgtgtgatctcaggtgagcaggaggaggaggagcaggaggaggaggaggaggaggaggaggaggaggaggagcaccgATGTGTAAAGCCAAAGCTGCCGGCCTTCTGCTGGAGAAGTCTATTTTTTTAGCCCCGCTGTAATTAGGACGATCTTCTGGAGTTTCCATGACAACAGAAGAGATGAGGAGCCATGCACAGAAGGGTTTCAGACGGAACATTCCTTAACTTCAGACGTCAAAGTGGAACGCTTCTTCAGGTCTCCATCCTAATGTTTTACTGACTACGCAAGTAGTTATGTGACCAGTTAAATTAGTTAACTACAAACATGGCAGTACGCACTTCTGTCCACAGACGGCGTGTCTGAGTTAGTTCAGGGTTTCTGAGTTAGTTCAGGGTTTCTGAGTTAGTTCAGGGTGTCTGAGTTAGTTCAGGGTGTCTGAGTTAGTTCAGGGTGTCTGAGTTAGTTCAGGGTGTCTGAGTTAGTTCAGGGTGTCTGAGTTAGTTCAGGGTGTCTGAGTTAGTTCAGGGTGTCTGAGTTAGTTCAGGGTGTCTGAGTTAGTTCAGGGTGTCTGAGTTAGTTCAGGGTTTCTGAGTTAGTTCAGGGTGTCTGAGTTAGTTCAGGGTGTCTGAGTTAGTTCAGGGTGTCTGAGTTAGTTCAGGGTGTCTGAGTTAGTTCAGGGTGTCTGAGTTAGTTCAGGGTGTCTGAGTTAGTTCAGGGTGCTTGAGTTAGTTCAGGGTGCTTGAGTTAGTTCAGGGTGCTTGAGTTAGTTCAGGGTGTCTGAGTTAGTTCAGGGTGTCTGAGTTAGTTCAGGGTGTCTGAGTTAGTTCAGGGTGTCTGAGTTAGTTCAGGGTGTCTGAGTTAGTTCAGGGTGTCTGAGTTAGTTCAGGGTGTCTGAGTTAGTTCAGGGTGTCTGAGTTAGTTCAGGGTGTCTGAGTCTGTTGACGCTGTCGGTCTGAAGCCACTCGACGTCGGTCTTTAAACGTTGAATGAGCCTCGTCTGTAGTTCCGTTGCCGGCCACCAGAGGACGATCTTATCGGGACTATTTTGAAATGTTGGACTCTGGTATAGCTTGGTGTTCATCTCAACACTTCTCTCCAGTTGCGGAGATGAgacttaatttatttatttaatcctGAATGGTGAATGGGAATATGAGTGTCTGTCTGAGATGCACCACGCCACCTATCGCTAAATATCGACAATAATCAGCTTTTTACaaagatgtatttttttattaaactctTTGTATTCGTTTTATAGCGAAAATATCGAATCACAATCTAAGACGTGTAGAATATAAACAGTGTCTGAGGATCAGAGTGTTGCTATACAGAAAATCAACCAGACTTTATTTAACTTCAGTGGATTTCTATCTTGATTCGGTTTCTATTTTTCTTCTGGTTTGTATGATTTGTCCTGCTGTACTTCATAAGCCATTCCTGTATTGGACACAATCTTTAAATGTGTTTAACGGTGTGAACGTGGTTTCTATTTCTCCAACCACATGTTTTTACATCATGTTTACGTGTACTTAAGTACTTTTGTTTTCACTTAAGCAGAGTTGTACAACCCCGTCCTGATCTCAGAATGATTTGATCAGGATCTCAGCACGAGGACGGTTATGTTGGAGCTGGTTTTGTTGCAaatggcctttttaaaatgcATTAAATTTGCAGTACTTTATCCATATAGTTCTTTATTTTGCgtccgtgtgtctgtccatGAAGGGGAAGTTAGAGCACTGCCGACCAGCTGCCACCACCTGGAATGTCCTTTATATAAACCATTCAATCCCTTGATTGCGGCTACACcctttataatatttatatattatatttacattCCCCACTCCATCATGCTACATAATGATGTTAATGCTAACCGCTACACCTAGCATAGCACTTAGCACACCGGTTTCCCATACTGAAGGCTACATGGTGTATTTCATATGATTCTCATGGTTAAGATCTGAAGAGTATTTAATTACGGTTAGATCCACTAAATGTTTAAACCCAGGCAAGGTTCAATATTTAAGAGGTTATACTAATGGATTCCGTTCTGCTTTCAGAGTAAATGTTGGCCGTCTTCTACCCTCTGAAGAGGTTTAGAGCTGGTGAACCCTGAGTAGACACGAGCAGGGGTGAGTAGACCAGGAGTAGAGCCCTAGCAGCAGTGTGAGTAGACCAGGAGTAGAGCCCTAGCAGCAGGGTGAGTCGACCAGGAGTAGAGCCCTAGCAGCAGTGTGAGTAGACCAGGAGTAGAGCCCTAGCAGCAGGGTGAGTAGACCAGGAGTAGAGCCCTAGCAGCTGTGTGTTGGACGCTCTTAAGGTGATTGACAGGAGTAGAGGAGgcggactctgggaggttcttTATTTCCTGTTTCGTGACCCGGGGCCCACGCCCAGAAGTGGTCCcatgttttaatcaaaataGACGTTTCCATCGGATACAAAACGAATATTTATTCTAATGAACTACAATAGTAAAaaacaataattattattatgtacaCTTCACCAGTCCCCCCCCGTCTGTCCCCCCCCGTCTGTACCCCCCCGTCTGTCCAGTGGGCCGGCGGCTGGGCAGCGggccctgtgattggctgcgaGCTCAGGGTCCATGTGGTCCGGGTGGGACCGCTTTAAAGGCACTCTGCATCCaggggctccccccccccgctgggcccagtaccccccccccccccccccccccccccactgggcccagtacccccccccccctcccgccactGGGCCCAGGCGGTCCCGGGGCAGGAAGCTCCACAAGGCCTTTTTGGTTTCAGCTGTCATGAATCAAACGTATAAATAGACCAATCAGAGAGAGGCACTGCTACAAGGATGGACAGCCAACCggagggcggggggcggggcccggccGGAGGCGGGCCCCACCCCCCGGCTTCAGGAATGATTTCAACTTTCAGCTAGTttgatttaaataatgattgacaCACGAGAATAAAGAAAGGAATGCAGAAGAAACGAAGAGTCGACAAGGGCACACCAAACACTACAACACCGGCCGACATGCCAGCACCCCCAGGAGGACCCCCAGGAGGACCCCCAGGAGGACCCCCAGTGTGGACCCCCAATGTGGACCCCCAATGTGGACCTAGACCCTCAGTCTCCGGGGGGGCTTTGAATAGGAGAACCTTGAgtaaaagggggagggggggtcctcAGAAGGCtggtccaaggggggggggtctttagaAGGCTGGTCTGGGGGTCCTCAGATGGAGGACTTGGAGAAGGACACCcggaggtggtggttctcccccAGGTCCTCAGATGGAGGACTTGGAGAAGGACACCcggaggtggtggttctcccccAGGTCGTGGTTGTGGAACTCGATCAGCGCCTCGATGGCCTCGTCCACCGAGCCCATCTGGATTAGCGCCATCTTGTGGTCCTTCCTGAGGACCGGAGGGAACACCATGAGACAGAGCTTCCTCTCCCTACAGACTAGATCTAATCATCGGCTGAACACCGTCTCACTGTCTGCTGATATAAGGTGGACAGAACTCACTGGAAGAACTTGAAGGCCTTCACCAGGGCCCCCGAGCTGGAGAACAGCATCTTCaggtcctcctccaccaccgaggggctgaggggggggaggggagggggtgagagagagagagagagagagagagagggggtgagagagagagagagagagagacctccacAATCaacaggggtctcatttataaaactgcgtgggatcgttactaaaagtgtacgtacgcccaaaagcaaAGTTTTGCGTGTGCCcaaaaatattcagacttataaaaccctgcgtacgcacacctctaggcaatctttgctttataaatcgcagagtgcctacaagtgtgcgcagctgaatcagcttcacgttccgccctgtacacgccccttttaaccataaatggtcaatgcaaaccacctcatgaatgcgatctgcatataaaacactcggatgcaagtattatgtcgtgtcggaaacaatggcagaagtactgagaaaagcaaaaaagcgaaatttcacggaggttgaagtggagacacttgtgggtgagggggaggcccgaaaagtagttttgttcggcagtcacgggattgggatcgccaacaacaaaaagcagagtgagtggcaacatgttgctgcagcagtgaactctgtcagtggcacggagcgcacagtcccagaattaaaaaagaagtggtctgacataaaggtacatattttttgtaccaataaatcgttatggtccctgaagactctccctccgaatcctgccatttgcatggtcctccagaagtgccagcagtgccatggtgcagcattacgcaagaggctcaccgctgtatttatagggttacggtaataagactgaccgagaacaccttggataatcagtttgtaatcacccacgtaaaatgttcttgaacataacctccttttaatgcctgatttgtcatgaaaagcatcaagaggaacggacaataatataacggttgtgatgaggagtgtggcttggttttccacacttgggatttaattgacatttgattatgtgtttacagtgtcacataaaaatatgttattgacacatgttggacagatgctttattccatgtagtcgcgccgtcagtggacagtatggaatgaagggattaaatatagagaattttgattttgaattttcatttattctacggagatgtttctggagttataccTGAGAAATAACgtagttgacttaaattattctgattacatagatttaacgcatgatacgggttgaaattaaacttatgaagggcgatgataaaacataatcgttcttctcactctacatttcttcagtctgacttcagttcaccatgcacattctcccgtcaagttagttttttatagatcacaaccttggcgtggaaagtcacgtacgccactttcagccccgttttgtgcgtacgcaacggttataaatgagaccccagggccGCCAGCTTTCCTGGGAAAACCACTATttaagggggcggggctatagGACAGGTGTGTTAACagccatgggg includes the following:
- the fam174c gene encoding protein FAM174C yields the protein MGSARLFSVTAWLVPLAAGLLLVSMATGLEVTPHPVGSIPAPGTNSTNSSAVPPPHRRPPPPRGLNVDNMVVQRALYVLIGFTMLGVFYLLVRAVRTKRPLQKKYGLLQNAEDGVELDALESDEDDTLYEARSLRR